A window of the Scandinavium goeteborgense genome harbors these coding sequences:
- the tssL gene encoding type VI secretion system protein TssL, short form has translation MKNNPTSFIDQMFYPGWLMVSQLRNGQEITDGKALYRRTCEWLDGWRMQLEEQGIPQGSSDHLLYTLCALFDESVLNRGKQDDGYNTWLANPLQAKYFNTLNAGEKLWERIRTVLQEPSPDIAVLTCFSRALTLGFVGRYRQQADEGREDVVRNLSQRVPPFTLTEEAPIVARAGRLRSGRRFYWLSWAVGLVLLGTVWFLLSTSLQQMVSAIAGAE, from the coding sequence ATGAAAAATAACCCAACCTCTTTCATCGATCAGATGTTCTATCCTGGCTGGCTGATGGTCAGCCAGTTGCGAAACGGGCAGGAGATCACTGACGGTAAAGCGCTGTATCGTCGCACCTGTGAATGGCTCGATGGCTGGCGTATGCAGCTTGAAGAGCAGGGCATACCGCAAGGCAGCAGCGATCATCTGCTCTATACGCTATGCGCGTTGTTTGATGAAAGCGTGCTGAACCGCGGCAAGCAGGATGATGGTTACAACACCTGGCTTGCGAACCCGCTGCAGGCTAAGTACTTCAACACTCTGAATGCCGGTGAAAAACTGTGGGAGCGGATTCGGACCGTACTTCAGGAGCCATCGCCTGATATCGCAGTGCTGACCTGTTTTTCGCGCGCATTGACGCTGGGATTTGTTGGCCGCTACCGCCAGCAGGCGGATGAGGGTCGCGAAGACGTGGTGCGTAATCTCAGCCAGCGCGTGCCACCCTTCACTTTGACAGAAGAAGCGCCGATCGTGGCTCGGGCCGGCAGACTGCGCAGCGGCCGCCGGTTTTACTGGTTGTCCTGGGCTGTCGGTCTTGTGTTGCTGGGTACCGTATGGTTTCTGCTTTCGACTTCCCTGCAGCAGATGGTTTCGGCCATTGCAGGCGCGGAGTAA
- a CDS encoding OmpA family protein has product MRNLSKPLLVALAFTLALWLVWGFWPLGLGSRLFLSAVVLVSAGGLGWRYWRQMQNTAESVVDIALPPEDFEGALVLVCGAGDMLFSANETFRETRQGWYLPVRQPEQLAQIAESVASGRPALVAQVSVLLAVVPERWQEEVAFSSQLHQWQRAIAQSRRAFAGLPPVWACLWLNAPAMSDEERYRWFFLTNNREGIQVQENNGVAQSYLPWCTSAPEGLHSHRLDSSLWLESLFRWIKPHVTDVMQTRHHDTPALPPCMLAVCSGPLATLPDNLWQQHAASVTTLQSRSVSTADIPPLPDMLLPHLSRRHGISRLMLSWRVVGGIVGIFLLLAMLASWINNQRFIQNVSDHLALYQRLSGNPPAPKVQAQEQLRSDNGLLDNWQRQGAPMRYTLGLYQGMRLIAPVRAAINNWAPPPPPPPVINKIVQGPKTVRLDSMSLFDSGKSDLKPGSTKVLVNSLVGIKARPGWLIVVSGHTDNTGTPQLNQTLSLKRAEAVRNWMRDTGDVPESCFAVQGYGETSPVATNDTAEGRALNRRVEISLVPQANACQVSGKSPASSQDDDV; this is encoded by the coding sequence ATGCGCAATCTGAGCAAACCCTTGCTGGTCGCGCTGGCATTCACGCTGGCGCTCTGGCTCGTCTGGGGATTCTGGCCGCTGGGCCTCGGTAGCCGCCTTTTTCTGAGCGCGGTTGTCCTCGTGTCGGCGGGAGGCCTCGGCTGGCGTTACTGGCGTCAAATGCAAAATACGGCTGAAAGCGTGGTGGATATCGCGTTGCCGCCGGAGGATTTTGAAGGTGCGCTGGTGCTGGTGTGTGGAGCTGGCGACATGCTGTTCTCTGCCAACGAAACGTTTCGCGAAACACGTCAGGGTTGGTATCTGCCTGTACGTCAGCCGGAACAACTGGCACAAATTGCTGAGTCTGTCGCATCCGGGCGCCCGGCGCTGGTGGCACAGGTTTCAGTCTTGTTGGCGGTGGTTCCTGAGCGCTGGCAGGAAGAGGTTGCATTCAGTAGCCAGCTTCATCAGTGGCAGCGCGCTATTGCGCAATCACGCCGGGCATTTGCTGGACTGCCGCCGGTATGGGCCTGCTTATGGCTGAATGCGCCAGCGATGAGCGATGAAGAACGATACCGCTGGTTTTTTCTCACCAACAATCGTGAAGGTATTCAGGTTCAGGAAAACAACGGGGTCGCGCAATCTTATCTGCCATGGTGCACCTCTGCGCCGGAAGGGTTGCACTCCCATCGTCTGGATAGCTCGCTGTGGCTGGAGTCTCTGTTTCGCTGGATTAAACCGCATGTGACTGACGTTATGCAGACGCGTCACCACGATACTCCCGCGCTGCCTCCCTGCATGTTAGCGGTTTGCAGCGGGCCGCTGGCGACGCTGCCTGACAATCTCTGGCAACAGCATGCCGCCTCGGTCACCACGTTGCAGAGTCGTTCGGTGTCCACGGCGGATATTCCGCCGCTGCCGGATATGCTGCTGCCGCATTTATCACGCCGCCACGGTATCAGTCGCCTGATGCTTTCCTGGCGCGTTGTGGGCGGCATTGTGGGGATCTTTTTGCTGCTGGCGATGCTCGCCTCGTGGATCAACAACCAGCGTTTTATCCAGAACGTCAGCGATCATCTCGCACTTTACCAACGCCTGAGTGGCAACCCGCCAGCCCCGAAGGTCCAGGCTCAGGAACAACTGCGCAGCGATAACGGGTTGCTGGATAACTGGCAACGCCAGGGCGCGCCGATGCGTTACACCCTCGGGTTGTATCAGGGAATGCGGCTGATTGCCCCTGTGCGAGCGGCGATCAACAACTGGGCACCACCGCCACCGCCGCCTCCGGTTATCAATAAAATTGTTCAAGGGCCAAAAACGGTCCGCCTCGACAGCATGTCGTTGTTCGATTCCGGCAAATCTGACCTCAAACCAGGCTCGACCAAAGTGCTGGTGAATTCGCTGGTGGGCATCAAGGCCAGGCCTGGCTGGCTGATTGTGGTCAGCGGGCACACCGATAATACCGGCACGCCGCAACTGAACCAGACGTTATCTCTAAAACGCGCCGAAGCGGTGCGCAACTGGATGCGTGATACCGGTGACGTGCCGGAAAGTTGTTTTGCGGTACAGGGTTATGGCGAAACCAGCCCTGTCGCAACTAATGACACAGCGGAAGGCCGAGCGCTGAACCGTCGTGTCGAAATCAGTCTGGTACCACAGGCAAATGCCTGCCAGGTATCGGGCAAATCCCCAGCGTCATCGCAGGATGATGACGTTTAA
- the tssC gene encoding type VI secretion system contractile sheath large subunit, with protein MLMSVNNESQVSTGGATIVKTLPNDGVYASLFSKINLKPVSSIDDLNGFDDNVVMAETSADARVTAAVKVFMQCLQKSSQQVEKLDKTLLDHHIAELDFQISRQLDEVMHHDEFQKVESIWRGLKSLVDKTDFRQNVKLEILDLSKEELRQDFEDAPEIIQSGLYKQTYIAEYDTPGGEPIAAVISAYEFDASAQDVALMRNISKVSAAAHMPFIGSAGPKFFLKEKMEEVAAIKDIGNYFDRAEYIKWKSFRDTDDSRYLGLVMPRVLGRLPYGPDTVPVRSFNYIEEVKGPEHDKYLWTNASFAFAANMVKSFINNGWCVQIRGPQAGGAVKDLPIHLYDLGTGNQVKIPSEVMIPETREFEFANLGFIPLSYYKNRDYACFFSANSTQKPALYDTADATANSRINSRLPYIFLLSRIAHYLKLIQRENIGTTKDRRLLELELNTWVRGLVTEMTDPGDELQASHPLRDAKVLVEDIEDNPGFFRVKLFAIPHFQVEGMDVNLSLVSQMPKAKA; from the coding sequence ATGCTTATGTCAGTCAATAATGAATCCCAGGTATCTACGGGCGGGGCGACTATTGTAAAAACGCTGCCTAACGACGGTGTTTACGCCTCTCTGTTCTCCAAAATTAATTTAAAACCGGTATCGTCCATCGACGATCTTAACGGTTTTGACGATAACGTCGTCATGGCTGAAACTTCTGCTGACGCGCGCGTTACCGCTGCGGTCAAAGTGTTCATGCAGTGCCTGCAAAAATCCAGTCAGCAGGTCGAGAAGTTGGACAAAACTCTGCTGGATCATCACATTGCGGAGCTGGATTTCCAGATCAGCCGCCAGCTCGATGAGGTGATGCACCACGACGAGTTTCAGAAAGTGGAGTCCATCTGGCGTGGCCTGAAATCGCTGGTGGATAAAACCGACTTCCGCCAGAACGTGAAGCTGGAAATCCTCGACCTGTCGAAAGAAGAACTGCGTCAGGACTTCGAAGACGCCCCGGAAATCATCCAGAGCGGCCTGTACAAGCAGACTTACATCGCGGAATACGACACCCCGGGCGGTGAGCCGATTGCGGCCGTGATTTCTGCCTACGAGTTCGACGCCTCGGCGCAGGACGTGGCGCTGATGCGTAACATTTCCAAAGTATCCGCTGCGGCACACATGCCGTTTATCGGTTCCGCTGGCCCTAAATTCTTCCTGAAAGAGAAAATGGAAGAAGTGGCGGCCATCAAGGATATCGGTAACTACTTCGACCGTGCCGAATACATCAAGTGGAAATCCTTCCGCGATACCGACGACTCCCGCTACCTTGGCCTGGTCATGCCGCGCGTGCTGGGCCGCCTGCCGTATGGCCCGGACACCGTGCCAGTGCGCAGTTTCAATTACATTGAAGAAGTGAAGGGGCCTGAACACGACAAATATCTGTGGACCAACGCCTCGTTCGCCTTTGCCGCCAACATGGTGAAAAGCTTCATCAACAACGGCTGGTGCGTGCAAATTCGTGGCCCGCAGGCGGGTGGCGCGGTGAAAGATCTGCCAATCCACCTTTATGACCTCGGTACCGGTAATCAGGTGAAGATCCCGTCAGAAGTGATGATTCCGGAAACCCGCGAATTTGAATTCGCCAACCTCGGCTTTATCCCGCTGTCGTACTACAAAAATCGCGATTACGCCTGCTTCTTCTCAGCGAACTCTACTCAGAAACCGGCACTGTACGACACTGCTGATGCCACCGCTAACAGCCGGATCAACTCCCGCCTGCCATACATTTTCCTGCTGTCGCGTATCGCGCACTATCTGAAGTTAATTCAGCGTGAAAACATCGGCACCACCAAAGACCGCCGTTTGCTCGAGCTGGAGCTCAACACTTGGGTCCGCGGTCTGGTGACCGAAATGACCGATCCGGGCGACGAACTGCAGGCTTCTCACCCGTTGCGTGATGCGAAGGTGTTGGTTGAAGACATCGAAGACAACCCGGGCTTCTTCCGCGTGAAACTGTTCGCTATCCCGCACTTCCAGGTCGAAGGCATGGATGTGAATCTGTCGCTGGTTTCCCAGATGCCGAAAGCGAAAGCGTAA
- a CDS encoding Hcp family type VI secretion system effector, with protein MAIPVYLWLKDDGGADIKGSVDVYEREGSIEVVAQDHNLYIPTDNNTGKLTGTRVHTPFKFTKEIDSSSPYLYKAVTTGQTLKSAEFKWYRINDAGQEVEYFNTKLENVKLVKVAPKMHDIKDPAKEKHNHLEEIELRYEKITWTYKDGNIIHSDSWNERATA; from the coding sequence ATGGCTATTCCTGTTTATCTGTGGCTGAAAGACGACGGCGGTGCGGATATTAAAGGCTCCGTAGATGTATACGAGCGTGAAGGCAGCATCGAAGTGGTTGCGCAGGATCACAACCTGTACATCCCCACCGACAACAACACTGGCAAACTGACCGGAACCCGTGTTCATACCCCGTTCAAGTTCACCAAAGAAATCGATTCTTCCAGCCCGTATCTGTACAAGGCAGTGACCACCGGTCAGACCCTGAAATCTGCTGAGTTCAAGTGGTATCGCATCAATGACGCTGGCCAGGAAGTGGAGTATTTCAACACCAAACTGGAAAACGTCAAACTGGTGAAAGTCGCGCCGAAAATGCACGACATCAAAGATCCTGCCAAAGAGAAACACAACCATCTCGAAGAGATTGAGTTGCGTTACGAAAAAATCACCTGGACCTACAAAGACGGCAACATCATTCATTCCGATTCCTGGAACGAACGCGCCACCGCGTAA
- the copA gene encoding copper-exporting P-type ATPase CopA: MSQIIDLTLDGLTCGHCVKRVKESLEQRPDVSQADVTTTEARVTGSASAQQLIDTIKQAGYGAELSHPKANPLTESSLPSEALTAVPSALPAADDLDDSQQLLINGMSCASCVSRVQNALAAVPGVTQARVNLAERTALVLGSAAATDLVQAVEKAGYGAEAIEDDLKRRERQQETAVATMKRFRWQAIVALLVGVPVMVWGMIGDNMMVTDANRSLWLVIGLVTLGVMIFAGGHFYTSAWKSLKNRTATMDTLVALGTGVAWLYSMSVNLWPQWFPMEARHLYYEASAMIIGLINLGHMLEARARQRSSKALEKLLDLTPPTARVVTEEGEKSVPLADVQPGMTLRLATGDRVPVDGDITQGEAWFDEAMLTGEPVPQQKSDGDYIHAGTVVQDGSVLFRASAVGSHTTLSRIIRMVRQAQSSKPEIGQLADRISAVFVPTVVAIALLSAAIWYFFGPAPQIVYTLVIATTVLIIACPCALGLATPMSIIAGVGRAAEYGVLVRDADALQRASELDTLVFDKTGTLTEGKPQVVAVKTYGDMDEAQALRLAAALEQGSSHPLAHAIIEKAGETQLPQISAFRTLRGLGVSGEAEGHALLLGNQALLNEQHIATTDIDAELEAQAAKGATPVLLAVDGKAAALFAIRDPLRADSVAALERLHREGYRLVMLTGDNPITAQAIAKEAGIDEVIAGVLPDGKAEAIKKLQAEGRKVAMIGDGINDAPALAQAEVGIAMGGGSDVAIETAAITLMRHSLVGVADALAISKATLRNMKQNLLGAFIYNSLGIPIAAGILWPLTGTLLNPVVAGAAMALSSITVVSNANRLLRFKPKA, from the coding sequence ATGTCTCAAATTATTGATCTTACGCTGGACGGCCTCACCTGTGGTCACTGCGTAAAACGCGTTAAAGAAAGTCTGGAGCAGCGTCCGGACGTCTCTCAAGCAGACGTGACGACCACAGAAGCGCGTGTCACCGGCAGTGCCAGTGCGCAGCAGCTGATCGACACCATCAAACAAGCCGGATACGGGGCGGAGCTTAGCCACCCAAAGGCTAACCCGCTGACAGAGTCATCACTCCCGTCGGAAGCACTGACAGCGGTCCCTTCAGCGCTTCCGGCAGCCGATGACCTTGATGACAGCCAACAGCTGCTGATCAACGGTATGAGCTGCGCCAGCTGTGTCTCCCGGGTTCAGAATGCGCTTGCTGCCGTTCCGGGCGTCACTCAGGCACGGGTCAATCTGGCGGAACGCACAGCGCTGGTACTCGGCAGTGCGGCCGCCACCGATTTAGTGCAGGCGGTGGAAAAAGCGGGCTACGGCGCTGAAGCGATTGAGGATGATCTGAAGCGTCGCGAGCGTCAGCAGGAAACCGCCGTCGCCACCATGAAACGGTTCCGCTGGCAGGCGATTGTCGCGCTGCTGGTTGGCGTACCGGTCATGGTCTGGGGAATGATCGGCGACAACATGATGGTCACCGACGCCAACCGTTCCCTGTGGCTGGTGATTGGCCTGGTAACGCTCGGCGTAATGATTTTCGCCGGGGGCCACTTCTATACCAGCGCATGGAAAAGCCTCAAGAATCGCACCGCGACCATGGATACGCTGGTCGCCCTCGGTACCGGCGTGGCCTGGCTCTATTCGATGAGCGTGAACTTGTGGCCGCAGTGGTTCCCGATGGAGGCCCGGCATCTTTATTATGAAGCCAGCGCGATGATCATCGGTCTGATTAACCTCGGCCATATGCTCGAAGCTCGTGCTCGCCAGCGTTCCTCTAAAGCGCTGGAAAAACTGCTCGATCTGACCCCGCCGACCGCTCGCGTCGTAACGGAAGAGGGTGAGAAATCAGTGCCGCTGGCAGACGTACAGCCGGGCATGACGCTGCGTCTGGCCACCGGCGACCGCGTTCCGGTTGATGGTGACATCACTCAGGGTGAAGCGTGGTTTGACGAAGCGATGCTGACCGGCGAACCGGTTCCGCAGCAAAAAAGTGACGGCGACTATATTCACGCGGGGACGGTCGTGCAGGATGGGAGCGTGCTGTTCCGAGCCAGTGCGGTCGGTAGCCACACCACGCTGTCGCGTATTATTCGCATGGTGCGCCAGGCGCAAAGCAGCAAACCGGAAATCGGCCAGTTGGCTGACCGCATCTCCGCCGTTTTTGTCCCGACGGTGGTCGCCATCGCGTTACTGAGCGCTGCAATCTGGTATTTCTTCGGCCCGGCGCCGCAGATTGTCTACACACTGGTGATTGCCACTACGGTGCTGATCATCGCCTGCCCGTGCGCATTAGGGCTGGCAACGCCGATGTCGATTATCGCCGGAGTAGGTCGCGCCGCAGAATACGGTGTACTGGTGCGCGACGCCGATGCGCTGCAGCGCGCCAGCGAACTGGATACGCTGGTGTTTGATAAAACCGGCACTCTGACCGAAGGCAAACCGCAGGTCGTGGCGGTGAAAACTTACGGTGATATGGATGAAGCGCAGGCCCTGCGTCTGGCGGCCGCGCTTGAGCAAGGGTCGAGCCACCCGCTGGCTCATGCCATTATTGAAAAAGCCGGTGAAACGCAGCTGCCACAGATTTCTGCGTTCCGTACCCTGCGGGGTCTGGGCGTGAGTGGTGAAGCCGAAGGCCACGCATTACTGTTGGGGAATCAGGCGCTGCTGAATGAGCAGCACATTGCTACCACGGATATTGATGCAGAGCTTGAGGCTCAGGCAGCCAAAGGCGCGACACCGGTACTTCTGGCGGTCGACGGCAAAGCGGCGGCGCTGTTCGCCATTCGTGATCCGCTGCGGGCTGACAGCGTAGCCGCCCTGGAAAGACTGCACCGCGAAGGCTATCGCCTGGTGATGCTGACCGGCGACAACCCGATAACCGCCCAGGCGATTGCCAAAGAAGCGGGCATCGACGAGGTGATTGCCGGCGTATTACCGGACGGCAAAGCCGAAGCGATTAAAAAATTGCAGGCGGAAGGCCGGAAAGTGGCGATGATCGGCGACGGTATCAACGACGCCCCGGCGTTAGCCCAAGCGGAAGTGGGGATTGCGATGGGCGGTGGCAGCGACGTTGCCATCGAAACGGCGGCCATCACGTTGATGCGTCATAGCCTGGTTGGCGTGGCCGATGCGCTGGCTATCTCCAAAGCGACGCTGCGTAACATGAAGCAGAACCTGCTGGGGGCGTTTATTTATAATTCACTCGGCATTCCGATTGCCGCCGGGATCCTCTGGCCGCTGACCGGAACGCTGCTCAATCCGGTGGTCGCAGGTGCGGCGATGGCGCTGTCGTCCATCACCGTGGTCAGTAACGCTAACCGCCTGCTGCGGTTTAAACCGAAAGCGTAA
- a CDS encoding NUDIX domain-containing protein, whose product MQKAHDHVRHLEVQLLSDNWYTLKKYTFELRRQDGTWQQQNREAYDRGNGATILLYNREKQTVVLTRQFRLPVYLHDQNGYLIEAAAGLLDNASPEQRIIAEAQEETGFQIAEPEKIFEAFMSPGSVTEKLYFFIAEYREQDRSGQGGGIESEGEDIEVLEWPLEKALAAVLSGEIQDGKTIMLLQYLALNVMN is encoded by the coding sequence ATGCAAAAAGCTCATGATCATGTACGCCATCTTGAAGTCCAACTGTTATCGGACAACTGGTACACCCTCAAAAAATACACCTTCGAACTACGTCGTCAGGACGGGACATGGCAGCAGCAAAACCGCGAAGCCTATGACCGGGGTAACGGCGCAACCATTTTGCTCTATAACCGCGAAAAACAAACGGTGGTGCTGACTCGACAGTTCCGCCTGCCGGTGTATCTGCATGACCAGAACGGTTATCTGATTGAGGCCGCTGCGGGTTTGCTCGATAACGCCTCACCGGAGCAGCGCATCATCGCCGAAGCGCAAGAAGAAACGGGCTTTCAGATTGCCGAGCCGGAGAAAATCTTTGAGGCCTTCATGAGCCCTGGCTCAGTGACCGAAAAACTCTATTTCTTTATCGCGGAATACCGCGAACAGGACCGAAGCGGGCAGGGTGGGGGCATTGAGTCCGAAGGCGAAGATATTGAAGTGCTGGAATGGCCGCTTGAGAAGGCACTGGCGGCGGTTCTCAGCGGAGAAATTCAGGATGGCAAAACGATTATGTTGCTGCAGTATCTGGCCCTTAACGTGATGAATTAA
- a CDS encoding DeoR/GlpR family DNA-binding transcription regulator, translated as MLASQRKQQILQILTRDKQVHSGALSQHFGISEDSIRRDLRELAAEGLLQRVHGGALPISDAIAPLETRKNVQSGSKQAVAEKAVQLIQPGQVVILDGGTTTHALVKQLPADLPFTAVTHSPTIAVALVDFPKAEVILLGGVLFRHSAVTMGAAMLESLGRINADLFFMGVTGVHSNAGFTTGNYEEACVKRALAGRAAETVVMASQEKLSSASAFVIGELSMASTLIVEQSLDNPLHTACQKQGLAVI; from the coding sequence ATGCTCGCCAGCCAACGCAAACAACAGATCCTGCAAATCCTGACGCGAGACAAACAGGTCCATTCGGGTGCACTGAGTCAGCATTTCGGGATCTCCGAGGACTCTATCCGTCGGGATTTACGCGAACTGGCGGCCGAAGGTCTGTTGCAGCGCGTTCATGGCGGGGCGCTGCCGATTTCTGATGCTATTGCGCCGTTAGAAACGCGCAAAAACGTGCAATCTGGGAGTAAACAGGCAGTGGCGGAAAAAGCTGTGCAGCTGATTCAGCCCGGTCAGGTGGTGATCCTCGACGGCGGGACCACTACCCACGCGCTGGTCAAGCAGCTGCCGGCGGATCTGCCCTTCACCGCGGTGACGCACAGTCCAACCATTGCCGTTGCGCTGGTGGATTTTCCAAAAGCTGAGGTGATTTTGCTCGGCGGTGTTCTGTTCCGGCATTCGGCGGTTACGATGGGCGCGGCCATGCTCGAATCACTTGGACGAATCAATGCAGACCTGTTTTTTATGGGCGTGACCGGCGTTCACTCGAATGCGGGTTTCACTACCGGAAATTACGAAGAAGCCTGCGTCAAGCGCGCGCTGGCCGGGCGTGCAGCCGAAACGGTAGTGATGGCGTCGCAGGAAAAGCTGAGCAGTGCATCGGCATTTGTCATTGGCGAACTCAGCATGGCGAGTACGCTTATCGTGGAACAGTCTCTGGATAACCCGTTGCACACCGCCTGCCAGAAACAGGGGCTGGCGGTGATTTAG
- the tssB gene encoding type VI secretion system contractile sheath small subunit, translated as MADSFQAEIPKARVNIQLSLHTGGAQKKVELPLKLLTVGDFSNGKAEGPLSEREKINVNKNNFNSVLADINPEVSLTVKNTLAGDNSEENVKLAFKEMKDFEPEQIARQIPQLKAMLAMRNLLRDLKSNLLDNVTFRKELEIILKDPALSDELRNELNALAPGQK; from the coding sequence ATGGCAGACTCATTCCAGGCTGAAATACCAAAAGCCCGTGTTAATATTCAACTGTCGCTGCATACCGGTGGCGCACAGAAGAAAGTTGAGCTTCCGCTTAAGTTGCTGACCGTGGGTGACTTCAGCAATGGCAAGGCCGAGGGGCCTCTGTCTGAGCGCGAAAAGATCAACGTTAATAAAAATAATTTCAACAGCGTTCTCGCTGATATCAATCCCGAAGTCAGTCTCACGGTGAAAAATACTCTCGCCGGAGATAATTCAGAAGAAAATGTGAAGCTGGCATTTAAAGAGATGAAAGACTTTGAGCCAGAGCAGATTGCCCGCCAAATTCCACAGCTGAAAGCGATGCTGGCCATGCGTAACCTGCTGCGTGATTTAAAATCCAATCTTCTGGACAACGTGACTTTCCGGAAAGAACTGGAAATCATCCTGAAAGATCCCGCATTAAGCGATGAATTACGTAACGAGTTGAATGCGCTCGCTCCGGGCCAGAAATAA
- the tssK gene encoding type VI secretion system baseplate subunit TssK, producing the protein MKIYRPLWTDGATLAPQQFQQQSRWDAYNTENVAAMSLAHTWGVLHAEFDASALALSRLNATRLVVRFPDGTLVDTSVADTLPAVCDLTEAQGRESVEVVLALPLLSANGGNLDVGKNSERPQRWRQEWVTVQELSGLEQTELAILRHAISLRFAHQENAAWLTCPVARLVRNTQGQWAMDESFIPPALSFSASPRLSQDLSDLLHRLQARRRRLMKMRRESNERLADFAVADVSLFWLLNALNSAEPVLAELFQTPTRHPELYYRELSRLAGSLLTFSLTHSPDDIPPYQHDAPEQVFPPLFTLLDTLLEASLPSRVIIIDLVHTGQFWKGAMHDARLREGADLYLSVRSTIPNHLLQTQFPLLCKAGSAEDVADVVNVALNGIALKPLSHVPAAIPLRLENQYFALDLSGPAAEAMLDAGNCAFYIPEALGDVKLELYAVLRS; encoded by the coding sequence ATGAAAATCTATCGTCCATTATGGACTGACGGGGCCACGCTGGCCCCGCAGCAGTTCCAGCAGCAGTCTCGTTGGGATGCCTATAACACAGAGAATGTGGCAGCGATGTCGTTGGCACATACCTGGGGCGTGCTGCATGCCGAGTTTGATGCTTCTGCACTGGCGCTTTCTCGACTCAATGCCACGCGTCTGGTAGTGCGTTTCCCGGACGGCACGCTGGTGGATACGAGCGTCGCCGATACTCTGCCCGCGGTCTGCGACTTGACCGAGGCACAGGGGCGGGAAAGTGTTGAGGTGGTGCTGGCGCTGCCGCTGCTTTCTGCTAACGGTGGGAATCTGGATGTAGGCAAAAACAGCGAGCGCCCGCAGCGCTGGCGTCAGGAATGGGTGACCGTTCAGGAGCTGTCCGGGCTTGAGCAGACGGAACTGGCGATTTTACGTCACGCCATTTCACTGCGTTTTGCCCATCAGGAAAATGCAGCCTGGCTGACCTGTCCGGTGGCACGTCTTGTACGTAATACGCAGGGCCAATGGGCAATGGACGAGAGCTTTATCCCTCCCGCACTGTCGTTTTCTGCCAGCCCGCGCTTGTCGCAGGATCTCAGCGATTTGCTGCACCGTTTGCAGGCACGTCGACGTCGTTTGATGAAAATGCGCCGGGAGAGCAACGAACGTCTGGCTGACTTTGCGGTGGCCGACGTTTCGCTGTTCTGGCTGCTGAATGCCCTGAATAGCGCCGAACCGGTGCTGGCAGAACTGTTCCAGACCCCCACTCGTCATCCGGAACTGTACTATCGCGAACTGTCTCGTCTGGCGGGAAGTTTGCTGACGTTCTCACTGACCCACAGTCCTGATGATATCCCTCCGTATCAGCATGATGCGCCAGAGCAGGTATTCCCGCCGCTATTTACGCTATTGGATACCCTGCTGGAAGCCAGCCTGCCGTCGCGAGTGATCATCATCGATCTGGTCCATACCGGACAGTTCTGGAAAGGTGCAATGCACGATGCCCGCCTGCGCGAAGGGGCAGACCTCTATCTCTCCGTTCGCTCGACGATCCCTAACCATCTGCTGCAAACCCAGTTCCCTCTGTTGTGTAAAGCCGGGAGCGCTGAGGATGTCGCCGATGTGGTGAACGTCGCACTGAACGGCATTGCTCTGAAGCCACTGTCGCACGTACCCGCGGCGATCCCGCTGCGACTTGAGAATCAGTATTTCGCACTCGACCTTAGCGGCCCGGCCGCAGAGGCGATGCTCGATGCCGGAAACTGCGCGTTCTATATCCCAGAAGCGTTGGGAGACGTCAAACTCGAACTCTACGCGGTGCTTCGCTCATGA